From Shewanella psychrophila, a single genomic window includes:
- a CDS encoding heme/hemin ABC transporter substrate-binding protein — protein MFNPSQVFTKQIISKSLLLSASLLLTFNAFAHEGVHGEQETQQARLVSAGAGVTELVLALEAGDELVAVDSTSILPSSMTKIEKLGYHRMLSAEGILALTPTLVLGTDAMGPETTLEVLRSADVEVVKLPTANDQPQLLSNIDEIGKLLNREPQAKQLKLELKASLNAIAAKKKQIGSAEKAPKILFMLLQADRPARVGGEGTAADIIIKLAGGNNIADFSGYKSLSQEGILSLQPDLILISNRSHDQAETSMSDAEKAASDTAKVLKAMPLLEHTPAGKNSKIQSIKPQALLGGLGLSAIEAADKLATDLIEINRY, from the coding sequence ATGTTTAACCCATCACAGGTTTTTACTAAACAAATTATCTCGAAGAGCCTGCTGTTATCAGCCAGCCTTTTACTGACATTCAATGCTTTCGCCCATGAAGGTGTTCATGGCGAACAGGAAACACAACAAGCACGTCTTGTAAGTGCCGGCGCCGGAGTAACCGAGTTAGTGCTGGCACTGGAAGCCGGAGATGAGTTAGTGGCGGTAGACTCCACCAGCATACTGCCTTCATCAATGACAAAAATAGAGAAACTGGGCTATCACAGAATGCTCTCGGCAGAAGGCATTTTAGCCTTAACCCCTACTCTGGTTCTGGGCACCGATGCCATGGGGCCGGAAACGACCTTGGAGGTGCTCAGAAGTGCCGATGTCGAAGTAGTGAAACTGCCAACAGCAAATGATCAGCCTCAACTGCTGAGCAACATAGATGAGATCGGTAAGTTACTCAATCGTGAACCTCAAGCCAAACAGTTAAAGCTTGAGCTTAAAGCCTCATTAAATGCTATTGCAGCCAAGAAGAAGCAAATTGGCAGCGCTGAAAAAGCACCTAAGATCCTGTTTATGTTGTTGCAAGCCGACAGACCTGCACGGGTTGGCGGTGAAGGTACTGCAGCCGATATTATCATTAAGCTAGCTGGAGGTAACAACATCGCCGATTTCTCCGGCTATAAGAGTCTGTCTCAGGAGGGGATTTTATCACTACAACCGGATCTTATTCTGATCTCTAATCGCTCACATGATCAAGCCGAAACATCCATGAGTGATGCAGAAAAAGCCGCTAGCGATACCGCAAAAGTGCTAAAAGCCATGCCACTCCTTGAGCATACTCCGGCAGGTAAAAACAGCAAGATACAGTCAATCAAACCTCAAGCCTTGTTAGGCGGCCTCGGCTTAAGTGCCATCGAAGCGGCCGATAAACTTGCCACTGATCTGATTGAAATTAATCGATATTAA
- a CDS encoding ExbD/TolR family protein: protein MIGIEQDDAGSGITGLDLTPLIDIIFIVLVFLLLTANTQLFSLPIEVPTESTSELQALSQDKHLTINVMSSQPFWALNGEEYQDFAQFEQAFISSFTAEPDTKVIIAADKEAQVQPLMTLLALMQRQQISNTQILMEP, encoded by the coding sequence ATGATTGGAATAGAGCAAGATGATGCAGGCTCAGGCATAACCGGATTAGACCTGACACCTTTGATAGACATCATCTTCATCGTCTTAGTGTTTCTCTTGCTGACCGCTAATACTCAACTATTCAGCCTACCCATCGAAGTTCCGACGGAATCGACATCAGAATTACAGGCCTTATCTCAAGATAAGCACCTCACCATCAATGTGATGTCTTCACAGCCTTTTTGGGCACTAAATGGTGAAGAATATCAGGATTTCGCACAGTTTGAACAAGCCTTCATCAGCAGCTTTACTGCGGAACCAGACACAAAGGTGATTATTGCAGCCGATAAAGAGGCACAGGTTCAACCTTTGATGACCTTGCTTGCACTTATGCAGAGGCAGCAGATCAGCAATACCCAAATACTAATGGAGCCATAG